The Metarhizium brunneum chromosome 5, complete sequence sequence TAATGTTTCTCTCACATTAAATGCATGACGATATATTAGTCGACATGGGGATTTTGTGGAATGTATAAAGCATCTCCCCTGAAGATACGCGGAAGCGACATCAAAACCAACATGGTGCGCAACAGGTCGTCCAGGGATAGTGGTCTCGCGAGTTCTACCAAGGACTTATTTGGCTCGTCTTCTGTTTTCGACCTGACCCGAAACCATCGGGAATGGTGAGATGCGAACCTGTAGGCTGACATATACAGAGCCAAGTTGACAGGATGCACAATGCCACGGCCAGGAGCTCATGAGCTCGAGTAACATTAGTAATAAATATAGCTCTTTGTAACTTGGATTTTTATTggaactttttttatagtataaaACACTGAGAAACACAGGCGACTTTTAGCATCAAGCTTTTAATCGGTTACTAATCCCTGTATTTACATGATTATAGTCTTATGTAggtgtgtgacaagggctcggaaagagggcttggagcaatttagctcaattcaactaataacagtctttggtatcaaaggtccttggttttcctcaaggccttgagggaccaaagccgtctatttatacaagaagtcggtgagggactttgccctaggtcttgtgaccgtagcccttgtgtaacctgcgatttccgtgtaacaaggTGTTAGAAATACGGTGGTACTATTATGCAGAAAACTGACATTATGTATTCTTGTATATTCCGTCCTATTATCTGATTTAAAGTCTTGAGTTCTTTCATCTTTACTCCCCGACCATCTAAATTAATGCGGGTGGTTGAGTGGTTGACCAGCCTTCATATTCGGCACAGCTTAGAATCTGATCAGATCGGACAGTTTCCGTGCAGCTTATCCAATTAAATTTTTGCATTAGCGCACAATTAAAGTGAACCTGCATCCCTACCGGTAGTGGCTTATAAGGAAGCTAGTCACAAGGGGTTAATAAATCTAGATATTGATACATAGACCCAAGGTCCACGACTGTCCGGTTTTAACCGCACCTTCTTAGGACACCCACCCCCACCTCCCGAGCGTCGTGCATGCAAGACGATGTGGAGTCTGGTCCCCTGGTATAATTGCCCCCACTTTTAGCCACGCATAGGTAccgaggtactccgtagtcagGGCATAATATCAGATAATATGTGCAGTACCTCAGAATGGGGCAAGTCTTTGCTTTTTACAATGCTGCGGGTATCACCAATGACTCGTAGTTTTAAGATTGTAGTAGACATGCCTCTTCATTACAGCTTTGCGGGTCTATATTACGTTATGTGGCAAGGGCTTTAGATGAGGGCTTGTGGAAAGGTTTCATTCAATCTACTAGACCTAGCCAGTCTGTTGCGGGCGGCAAATCAGATTAGGGCGATGGCTTTATCCGATATCCGATATATACTATATGGGATATAGCAGGATAGCAGGGATGATATCGGGATAGGCAATTCGGCTACAATCCCTACTAAAGGCTGGAGACAGTAACGTGACCGTCATGACAAGTAACAAAGCAGCCAGACCTAGCATCGCGAACCCACTTCAGCAGTCAAGCTAGGAATATACACGGCTGACCTACGAGGTTATACAAAAGCTGCGAGAAAAAGGAGACATGTATTCCGCTCAGTTGCAAGGCACTGGCGAGGGCTACAGACGAGATGCATTATGGTCTCGACCCATCGACGACAACGGACATGGCAGTGACATGGCCTTGCGACCACGCACTGGTGTGGACCTGTTTGTGCATCAGATTCTCAGCAGTTGTAGGATACAAAATGCTAGCCGAACCTCCTGAATGTATGCGGGTGGTTGGGGAGTGAAGATAAAAGTGACCCATTCTTGGACCGTAATGCACGCACAAGCATCACCTTGGAAGCCAAGAATTTCCCGAGATAAACTCTGTCACATTTCTGGAAATCATAAATTTATACTAATGTTGAGTGTGTATGTGTATTATGTGTTTTCCTGCTCTCTTATCCAGCCCGTTTCATGCACATCCTCCCAGGCTTTAATCCCTGTCGATATCCTTATCCGATACCTCATATCGTTCCATGTATGCATACACCCCATGGCAAGAGTCGACACGTGGCCTAGTAGTGAAAGCAGGTGCGCCAGACGAGGCCTACCATTCAATCTTGGCTTCATGTCGGTGACGTCAGCTCTGCGGCTCCCATCGACCATAGCCTACCAGACCCCTACGCTCGATGGGACAAATGAAGCCCAAAACACCTTGGCGTTTCCGACAGGGGTCACAATTGATGGTCTGCCGTGTTCCTCTTCTATTCCAACTGCCGATATTACTGTCCGAGCCGAACAGGTTGCGTCCCTGCTGAGCAGTATTCGGAATCGATGTAGGCTATGGCTGGGCGAATTACAATGTCACCAGACAGCCTCGGACACTCGATAGCATTCTAATCGGGAATTGCTACGGGCCTGATTTTAACCTTTATTTACCAAcgggtctggtgcttggcaTCAAAGGTAGTGTAACTGGCTACCCTAACTTGAGCCCCTAGCCGCATAACCTCGTCTACTACAGGCTCATGGCTCACCATTGCGGGCGCAATTGATCCTGTCACTACTTTTCGGGAAGCCCGTTTGCGATCTATATCATCTTGTACGTCATAACCATGATAAAATTTACCAAGGAGAACGAGATGGGTGTAATATGATGCGAATAATTGAGGCTCtagtaagtaatattattGCCTAACAATACACAATACAACCTGTATCCTCCCTTAATTCTCGTCAAGTTCCCACGGACTCCTGGCCCTGCGATATTTGGTCCCAACCGCAGCAACACACATCGGCATATTGTCTTCGCGGTGCTaagaaccagacgcttcaaGGTCTACATGCAAATTGCCAGGGGGGAAGATCAGGTACGTCAATGTTGGGTTAGACACAGCAGTATACGGGATGGGCTACACAACGGAGGTTCAATCAGATGTGGTAAAAATCAGGTCTGTGTAAGAGAACCCGTGTAAGAGTCATGACCGTGTAACCAAAGTTTCAGGCTCAGGCCCGTGTAGCAATTCCCAGGAAAACATTTAACCAGGACCACCTGACATTCTTCTCCCCTGCCGGACCAATTTGCATTTATTGCGGTGAATAATAAAAGTTGCAACAAAAGGCCAAGCGCTATCGGGTGGGCAAAAGAGACTTGGCACGATGCAGCCTTCATGGCACACTGAATGGATCAACGTCTGTGTGAATGGGGAATATGTACTTACATGTACCCACGACGGTTCCCTTTGCACCGCACTCATGCATTTTAAACTGGCCGCTTTAGTAACAGTCGGGTACAAAGCTATTTCGGGACATCATGTGAGAGCAAGCTCCCGCTTAGCCTACAGCAACAAACGGCTCCGTCCCCATGAACGAATTGAGTCAGTGAAACAGCCATGTATGGCCCTCCTCCCACCAGACTCCTGTTTCACAAGCTCAGGGGATGCCCAGGCTTACTCATGCTTACTCAGGCTTACTTAGGTTGGCTCAGGCCGGCTCAGGCCGGCTCACGGTAAAAATAGATGTGGTATTTGAGATATAGTCTGCAGGCCCGGTATCCATATTGTCTGTGCTTTCGGCCTCGGCATCTGCCTGGCATCGGATCTTtttgctgcctttgctgCTTCCTTCGCTGCCGAACACTCCTCAACTTCCGATATGGCTTGGAGGGCCGTTTCTGGCGCTGCTGCTGACATCAGGGAGCGTTTTTCATCAGTAGCTTTATTCCATATCTCCTGCAAGTTCCTGATAGCCTCTTTTTCCTCCTCTGGAGTTGCCCTGTTGCAAGTTTCCTTAAAAAGAACGTCATCTTCTATTGCCTTAAGACACTCAGCTCCACCGCTGCCGCCTGCCCATCAAGATGAGGAATCCGGGGCCTCgcaacttttttttctcatctgctgcttcttttcaAAGGCGACGGAAGACGTCTTTCTGCTCACCTTATTTTCTTTAGTGCCTCTTTATTGCCTTCCTCATGAACCCTTACCATTATCTTCTCCGGTTGGAAGGTGACAGGCCGAGTGTTTTTCTTCATCTGCGTCGAAAACATCCTCAATCTGTTATTAGCCTAACCATGTTAGAGAGGCGTTTCATCAAAATTCCAAAGATGAGCCGGATGAATGCCCAATTCCTTGACGAGCATTTCAACTTCCTGATATCAAGTATCTAAGCTATAGGCATTGAGTTCTACACCAGCGCGAATGGCTTTTTTGATCTTGGATTTCTTGCACTGCAACTCTGGATGCCGCAGTTTGAGGCTTCGAACCCAGGCCTGCGAGACCTCGGTCTTGGAACCCTCAATACGGTGTTATCGTACAAAGCTAGCACAGTTACGGGTACAACGCTCCGTTACCGCAAAAGCGCTCTTTTCAACCCCCCGAATAAAGGTGGCCATAGCAGGCTCTTTGCACCCTCACCAGCGGCAGGCAGTCGACCACGCACTGGGGAGAGAATTTGACACGTTCGCAACGACGGCCGAGATTTTGCGGATTCTGCGACAAGATCTCCCCTCCATACCAGCAAATGTAGCTCATGTAATCTGACTTTACCTCATCCCTTTATTCTGCCCTTTCTGCTTCTCTGTTCCTAGGCGAGGCAGCTCAGAAAGTGCTGATGCAACCAACCCTGTACAAAGGGGGTTTTCTTCCAGTCCCCGGTTATCAAGACAGATAACAGGGCTCTGCCAATCTCACGCCTCTGACTTGATTACACTGTTGCAAGTACTCATTGCTTTCAAGGACCGTGATGTGCCGTCGCGAGAGCATCTTGGGCAGCAACCCCGCCAATAAACCGCCTGCCGAGCTGTTCTGCTCCATTGCTGACGGGCGAGTTTGCATATTGTCAGGCACTTCTTCACTGACGCCGATGTACTTGGTTTCTTTCAAACTACATAATCCTGTATGAGCTATTGAGAAATCCATCTCAGTCTAGTGCGAGGACCCCTACATGATAGGTATAAAGTCCAATTGTTCTGATTTGAGAAAGGCCTCTAGCGGGTTGATTAGACTGACTACCCCCCATGCTATTTACtatcaagaagaaggaaagcaAGTTTACATACGCTGCGACACATCCAGTTCAGTCAGTTGCGAAGGATTCACATCACCACCGGCTTCCCCGGAGGATTTCGTCCGAAATCACATCCAGCATCGAGAAGCACGTCTGAGGCATAGAATTTAGGCTTCACAAGTATAATTAGGTATGTAGCGTATATTAAAAAGGGACAGCGCAAGAATCGTGGCCAGCCGATACGTGGTCCATAGTGCAAAGAAAGCACTTTCTTACAACAAAGGTATTAACCTAAATCTTTGCTATCTTCCCctagttatttaaagttatttcAGCCGTGTATACTTTGGAGACTATTAGAGCAGTCTGTATGTAGTTTTCTATTTCTCTTCTCTGTCAACGAGTGCGTGTCCTAGATTAAAATACGAGTCATCTAACCGGGCCTTCTTCATCGACAAGGTTTGAACTGGTTTGAACTATGCTGCAAGGTCCAGCGCACAAGGATTCCGTCCACGTTCCCTGCCGCGGTGCGGCCTCTGGTGCATTGAACACCTCAGTCTGTACGGCTCAAGACACATATGTCTCACAAAGCCTATGGCGCGGCCTCATGAGACTGACGGCAGTGCTCTGTACTCTTGAATAGTCCATCAACCCGTGTTTTATCCTGATCAAAGAGATTGCAGTAAATCTCAGTGCCGCAAAATTGTTCCAAGATAGGTCGAAACTTAAAATTGGGATTAGGGTGCGTGTCGTTGCAGAGCTTGAACTGTCTGGGGTTGGCTTTCCATTCTCCGTCTTGCCACGGAAGCTTCGGCTCGGTATCTGGTCGAGCCTCGTGACTGTCAAAGCATTCCCTCGCCTTTTGAAGGCTCAGTTTTTTGCATTCTTGTTCGGTGCCGCCGGGCCCCGATTTCCAGGGCTGTAGTTCAGCGGCCAGGCTCAGCGCAAAGCCAGTAGCAGCAACAATAAAAGAGTACTTCATTGTTGATAGGTGGGGTGCGAAACCGGAGCAAGTAATAAGAAGGTGGTTGTGAGAGCTCAGTGTGGTAGAGTATTGGCAATACGCGTGTGAAGTTATTTCTCCAGCCCAAAACTAATACAGAGGAAATAGCACTATTTATATTCCAACTAGGTAAACGACATCTATCTGAAACTATATGCTGTAAGGTATAAATCCGCAGTACATAGGAAAGGGGGTCGAGTTGTCATGCGATTATTCCCTACATATCAACGCATTAATACAGCATACCTagtaaatatataaagaagaccaaggacaagttcaTGCAGTTAGCTAATGCATGAACATGATTCCCCACTACAACCGATCCATAACGACGTTTCGTGGGCAGAGAAAGGGGGGTCGGCAGATGTTTCCAATACTCGTTAATGCAGGTCGCTAATATATCATGTTCCTGAATCGTTCAACTAGCTTTTAGGTAAAGAAGTCACTGCCAGCTAGCTGCCTGAGACTTCACCCCCATCTAGAGTCAAGTTTTGTGGCCCAGCAGCTAGAATTATCATGCAAGAGTCTGCATTGACGCAAAACAGGCActggccttggtgttggAACATCTACACATGATGCAAATCGCAAAAAATTACTCTCTAGAACACGAGAGTGTTGACTCCTCATGCAAGATCAATGATTCCCAGACACCAGCATCTTGTCATAATTGATCACTGCCTGCAACAACGCTTGAGCTCCGATGGCACTGCACGCCAGTCAGCAACCGATCGCATGTCCCTGCataacaagaaaaaaaaacgtacCAATCTTCAGGACTGCAATATTCCTCAGGATGATGGCTCACGCCATCTTTGCAAGGAACAAATATCATGGTCGTGGGAACCTTTTTGCTCGTATACACGCTGTCGTGTCCGGCTCCGCTTGTCAACGGACTCCATCCGTCGGGCCCGACGATGTCATTAGCCGCCATTTCAACAGCCTTGATGCAGTCCCTGTCGAATTTTGTGGCTTCCGAGTCCGTATCAAGCGACCACTTGAACTTGACACCCTTGCCATCCTCCTTGCTGATGGAATCAAACGATGCAAGACACTCCTCGAGCACCTGGGCGACTACATGATCCTCTGGGTGGCGGATGTCCAGGGAGAAGGTGGCGGTCGAAGCAATCGTGTTGGTGGATGAGTTTGGCGGAATCTTCACCACGCCCGTGGACGCCAGCGCACCGTGCTTCTTTGCAATAGCATTGGAAGAAGCAATCATTTtcgccgtggccaacaaCGGGTCGCTCCGCATATCCAACGGCGTCGTTCCCGTATGGGCATCTCGGCCGGTCACAGACACGGTCAACCACTTGTACGCCTGCGCTCCCTGCACAACCCCGATTCTTTTACCAGTTCGTTCTAGGATAGGTCCCTGCTCAATGTGTAGCTCAAAGTGGGCTGTGAGCGGATATCCCGTTTCCGGGTCACTTGAGCACTCGACGCTCCCGACGTAGCCATGCCGCACAAGTTCCGAGTGCATGGTGGCAGATGGATCAAAGATGTCGGCCAAGCTCCACGCCTTCTCGATGGGGATCTTGCCCGCCCAGACTCCGGATGACACCATGGAATTGGGAAATCTGGCACCCTCCTCGCTGTCCATGGTTAGCGAACAGCTCGTCAGTTTCGATCGACGGCAGTGGAAAGATACTTTGTCCAATTAATCGCGCCAACGTCGTAATTTGTCGTGTAGCCGACGTCTTTCAAAGTCCTGAGCACCTCGACGGCAGCGAGGACGCCCAAAATCCCGTCGTACCGACCGCCACGCGGCTGGGTGTCCAGATGGCTTCCCATTGCAATCATCGGGGCGCCAGTTTTGGATGATCCCGCCCTCTTGGCGAATTGGTTTCCCATCTTATCGACGGTCAATTGGCAATCCAGCTTGGCAGTCTCTTGGGCAAACCATTGCCTGACGcgggcatcatcatcagacaGGGCAAGCCGCGACATGCCGGTATCGTTGGGGCCACTGTGAGTGTTGGAAAAATGTCATGAGCGTGACGAAATGGTATTTGTATCTCGGGAGCGAAAGTCGACTTACTCTCCATATCTGTTAGCCGCTCCCCATTGACACGTGTAGTGAAGAGTTTCGTTGAGTCTATCGGCATTGATCTTCAGACTCTGAGGTCGTGAGgtggagaagaagcgcaTCGGCCTCGTCAGGAGCGCCGAGTGAGAAGCATAGCCAAGACGCCATGAAGTATTCATCATCATTGCCAGAGAAGGTGATTTACATGCAAATAAAGGGAATGACGAAATGTATTCGAGGAATTTGACGCTGGCGATGTCGCGGACGCGAAGATGTTTAAGCAAACTGTATGGCTGATGCCCCGCACATGTTGTAGCCTCGACTTTTCAGAAAACACGCCCTCTATCTACAACATGAAGATTCGCCCTCTGAACACACGCTCATACGACAACGGTATTTAGGCCGCAATTGTACAGACATCTTGGCCGACAGAAGAGCCACAGGTGAGCAGGTATTCAAAGCGACAAATCAGGTCGCCCACATGCTTGAGATGCATCATCAATATTCCTCGACAAAGGAGCCAATTAGACTTGTGCCACCGCGACAAGCCCCCCATAAAAGAGTCATTTGGCCATGACAGCAGACCACAGCCGAATGATGCCTTTTCTCATAGGACCCCAAGATTACCTTGGTGTCTGCTTCGCTTTTCTGAGAATACCCAACGCAGCCGGATCGTGCTCAGCGGAGGTATTAAAAATCATAACAAGATGGCAACAAAAGAATGCCAGCGAGGTTTGCTCATCCAGGACAGACCGTGCACGAAATCCAATTGCTGCCAACACACAAGCAGTCCAGACATATAATACGAATGGGTTCTCAGTCACCGGCATTCAAGGCGCGCTAATCAGGCAGTGGAACAGAAACCGACGTGGACCAAAGTTCTGGCTTGGACAATGTGTATCATTTTCTTCAATCCCAACATGGGGAACTATCAGTACATGGGCAGTAGCCATAAAGAGAACCCGCATTGCGACGCTCCAGAGGAACAGCATTCATATGCCCTCCCATTACCGCAGATGCTATTATCAATGTCCACACAGGTTCAGGgcgctcttttttttattgctTCCTTGCTCCTTCCACTCCGTCGGTTATTTCCCACCGCCAATTCGCCGAAATAGATCGCTCATGATGAATTAAAATGTCGTACATCGCAAGACCTTGCGCTGTTTATGCGCCACCCACGAGGATCTGGTTGATGGGGATGTGGACTGCAAGCGCATGGAGGTTAGTGTACGGCCATGGGGGAAAGGGAGAAACAGCGACATGTTGGGGCAGGATCGCATACTCAGCTTGACAACATATCCTACAACACCCATAATCACGAAACCGGTGCCAACGGCCTGGCAGATCTTGGCAAACTCCTTCTTGTCGGCTGTGTCAAGAAACAATGTTAGCATTCGTAGACGTGGTCGCGTGCGAGAAAGGAGAGGCATCGGCGCGAGGGTCGGGGCATACGCTTCTGGCACTTGTTCATGAATTGGACGCCATCCTTCAAAAACTGGCTGGGGGTCTCGACAAGCTCCTGAATCTGATCGGACATGTTGGCGGATTATGCGGTGCGTGGGACAATTGGGGGGAGCAAGAAAGGAATAGGAACAGAAATATGAAATGTTGACGGCGACAGCTGGATGAGGAACTCGACGATTGGGCAGACGGATGTGCGCCCAGTGTCAAGCTGTCCTCAATTTCGTGCACATGTGGTGCCGGGGCCGGATAAACTATCGCCGGAACCTGATCCAGGGGCGCGAGTAGGGGAGCAGGGGAGCGATGTGGGGGAAGAAGACGTGGCCACAGCATGCACCATGATGCACAACGACCAGaccacttcaatgttgtcatcAGCGTCTTTCGATatcaatactccgtatgctgattgccgccgtcttcttgaaCATGGCAGTTTGTTTGCAAGCCTAGTGCGTATCGATAGTCCCGCTcgtaaccctaaccctcaACCCTGCATGACCCTTCTCATCTCAAGGGTCGACATGGAGCATGTTCCAAGACGTCTTCCAAGGAGACAACATCATGCTGAGCGGTATATGGCAACCTCCTACCAGACAATCTTACATGACAGCCTCTCACACGTGCAAACTACAACGTGACGTCAGATATGCTGACACCTTCACACAAAATGGTCCGAAAACTCCCCGCCACTAGCCTAGCTGCTCATCCTCAAAAcggcatcttggctctcCCACCATGGTCACAAAACATCACAACGTAGCAtaagctccatgtcagcacAATGACGCTCCAACTCCCTGCCCGCAACTCATTCGAGGCATCCAAGGGCCACACATACTCGTACATTCACCTTCGCCCCCAGACGCCAGCCAAACCgacccttctcttcctccatGGCTTCCCATCACATATACCCGACTGGACGCGGCAAGTCGACCACTTCGCCTCCCTTGGCTACGGCATCCTCGCCTGCGACCTCCTCGGCTTCGGGCAGAGCAGCAAGCCCACAGATCCGTCCAGCTACCGCCTAAAGCCAATGGCCGACGAACTCTGCCAGCTACTAGACGCAGCCGGCATCAAAGTCGCCATTGGCATCGGACACGACATCGGCTGCACGATTCTCTCCCGCCTCGCAGCCTACCACCCAGACAGATTCACCGCCCTCGTCTTTCTCGCAGTCGGGCCACCAAAGCTAGGCACCCGCTTCGACCTCGACTTGATCAACGACATGACCAGGCGGGCCATGGGGTTCGAGCTACTGGGCTACATCAACTGGCTGAGCGACCGTGACGACGGCAAAACGCAGGCAATGCTCGAAAAGAACGCCGCGTCGGCCATGAGCCTGCTGTTTGCCCGTGACCGCCAAGCGTGGAACGAGTGGTTCCACCCGCTGCACAAGATGCGGCAGTTTGTGACTGAAGACAGACGCGTGCCCATCGGGGAATGGTACACGCACGACTTGCAGCGGCTGCACCTGGAGGCATTCCATAGAGAGGGCGGGTATACCGGCTCTACGCGATGGTACCGCATGTGGCGAGACAACTTGTTTGCGCCCGATGAGAAGGGTTTTGAAGAGCTGCTTCTGACGCGCCCGACGCTGCTTGTCGCGCCGTCCGGGGCAGAACAACAAGAGCAAATGCTGGCTGCGTGGGCGCCGCAACTGACTGTTCACTATGTCGATGCGGGACACTGGGTCCATCTGGAAAGGGCCGCGGAGACGAATGCCGCCATGGAGAGGTTCTTGGATACTCTGAGTAGTAGTGGTGCACCAAGTTTATCCTGACTGCCTATAGGGTAGCGTCGGCCTGGCGTCCATTACAACTCCATCCTAGGCATTGTCTGCTGTGGCCATATTCCGTATTGCGTAGGATGTAATTGCTTTTCGATCTTGGCTTGATGAAACGGGTTGAATACATACCTGAGCGACTTGTGGTTGTGATTGCCGACTTGTTCGTCATGGATAAAACTTTGTTTTTCGTGAAATGAGCGcatttatattaaaaaacaTAAACAAATGCGAAAATTAAAACATTCCTTCCACTCTAGCTACACAGTTGTTCCATCTATTTGTCTGACTACACAATCTTATACTATACTTGCAACTTATATTATTCCCAGGATGGCATTCGCCCTTCAAACCCCAAGTGCAGCGACAACATTCGACAGAGAGCGAACCTGACATGAATTATTCTCACTTTTCAATTTACTACCGTCCAAGCTAGCCTTGTCAACAAGCCGATCAAACAAACACACACACCCCTTCTCACAGCGCCCCCGACTCCAGCAACCGAATCACCAGCAACCgaatcaccaccaacacaTGCTCCTAGGCCGGGAAATGGCAAACAGCCTCAATGTTGTTCCCAACGGGATCCAGCACAAACGCCCCGTAGTAATTGGGATGATAATCCGGTCTCGGGCCCGGCGCGCCGTTATCCTTTGCGCCAGCCCCAACGGCCGCGGCGTGAAAAGCATCAACCGTCGCGCGGTCTACACTCACGCGTCAGCACCATCTACCTGCTTCGGTCAAGTGGGCCAAGAAACCTACCCTCTGCCCTGAAAGCAATATGCGACCCCGAGGCCGTGGCTTCCTTTGTGCCCATGACCCAAAAGTCAGTCGGCTTGTAGTCCTTGACCGCGTCCTTTTTCGACCCCAGCCCGACAACGTGCGGGCCGAACTGGTAGACAATTTCGTAGCCGAGGGGTTTCAGGGCCGCGAGGTACACCTCGAGGCATGCTTGGAATTTATCCTcggggacatggaggctggTGTGGTCGATGGCCATATTGGGGACAGATGCTATGGGAGGAATGGGTTTCGAGTGCTGAGAGTTGGGACGGGGGATCATCTGGCAAACGATGGAGAATATATGTACCGCGTTGAAAGGGTGACACAACGGTGCTCGGTGTCTTGAAATGTCCGATTCATGGTGTAAAGCTTAATATGGGAGGCGGAGCGTGAAGTCCAGCGCTCCTGGCAAATCGTCACGGTCGTGGCAGAACGGGTCTGCATTGGTGGCGTTTTACCGTGAGTTTATCGCGGGGTCGACAAAATAAACTCGACACGACCCGGTGTTGTATCTGCAGTTGGGAATGGCGATATTTTGTACCCGCGCCGCGTCCCGATCACGGTGAGCTGGGCCTGCATCTCCTAGCCGTGAAAAGTAAAGCTCGCAGCTCAGCCATTACCGTCTTCCGTGCCGGGATAGAGCTTCCTGCATTTGGGTGCGCCCAATTTCGGTCTCCCGCGTTTCAAGTGGCACTTGTCAATATCATATTTTCATCTTAAAGCGTAagattaataattatattatgCTAATCGGAACAAGTACACGTCCCTGCTTTCCGGAGAATGCTCATGCTGAAACTCGCTTTAATGAATGTGGCGAATTGCCGCTTCCTTCAAGTCTTCAACGTTATCAGGcgttgtccttgtccttggggtcATTTTGGTGTGTTCCCGACTCTGTCGAGCGTCCATTCATGTCATCCTCAATCTTGGGCGCTGGGCCGGCTTGAACGTCTGATGTCTGTTTCCACCTCTTTTCCCCTGGCTTTGGCGGATGATGGCCCTGCCTCTTCTGGCACAGGCGGAAGTACCGAGTCTGAGCTGACAGATCTACGATTGCGGCCCGCGAGTCGTGCTCGTGGCGGTAGCGGAGGAGTCTGGGACTGGCTTTGCGGTggtgccattggcatctgTCCCGCTGCATGCTGGTTCATGTATGTTGCGGGAATCTGAGGTCTGTCACCACTCTCGCCATACCAATCTTGGACCAGTTTTTCGCCTTGTGCGGGATTTCCATATGTATACTTTGCATGGACGCCCAGCAGCTCCATGGGATATCGATAGCGCAAGCCCTATTGTCTCCAAAGTGAGAACTTCTGGCTAAACGTTTTCTCTTGCCACTGCGCACGCAGTCGCTCCTGGT is a genomic window containing:
- the hyuC gene encoding N-carbamoyl-L-amino-acid hydrolase, whose protein sequence is MMMNTSWRLGYASHSALLTRPMRFFSTSRPQSLKINADRLNETLHYTCQWGAANRYGDGPNDTGMSRLALSDDDARVRQWFAQETAKLDCQLTVDKMGNQFAKRAGSSKTGAPMIAMGSHLDTQPRGGRYDGILGVLAAVEVLRTLKDVGYTTNYDVGAINWTNEEGARFPNSMVSSGVWAGKIPIEKAWSLADIFDPSATMHSELVRHGYVGSVECSSDPETGYPLTAHFELHIEQGPILERTGKRIGVVQGAQAYKWLTVSVTGRDAHTGTTPLDMRSDPLLATAKMIASSNAIAKKHGALASTGVVKIPPNSSTNTIASTATFSLDIRHPEDHVVAQVLEECLASFDSISKEDGKGVKFKWSLDTDSEATKFDRDCIKAVEMAANDIVGPDGWSPLTSGAGHDSVYTSKKVPTTMIFVPCKDGVSHHPEEYCSPEDCAIGAQALLQAVINYDKMLVSGNH
- the EPHX2_1 gene encoding Bifunctional epoxide hydrolase 2, producing MTLQLPARNSFEASKGHTYSYIHLRPQTPAKPTLLFLHGFPSHIPDWTRQVDHFASLGYGILACDLLGFGQSSKPTDPSSYRLKPMADELCQLLDAAGIKVAIGIGHDIGCTILSRLAAYHPDRFTALVFLAVGPPKLGTRFDLDLINDMTRRAMGFELLGYINWLSDRDDGKTQAMLEKNAASAMSLLFARDRQAWNEWFHPLHKMRQFVTEDRRVPIGEWYTHDLQRLHLEAFHREGGYTGSTRWYRMWRDNLFAPDEKGFEELLLTRPTLLVAPSGAEQQEQMLAAWAPQLTVHYVDAGHWVHLERAAETNAAMERFLDTLSSSGAPSLS